One Methylosarcina fibrata AML-C10 DNA segment encodes these proteins:
- the rluD gene encoding 23S rRNA pseudouridine(1911/1915/1917) synthase RluD: protein MVRLTAEVPLDMAGMRLDQALAELFADYSRTRLQGWVKSGRVKVNGLTLKAKDKLEGGEEITLDAEPEVEVVSEAEDIPLDIVYEDESLLVVNKPAGLVVHPAAGNWHGTLLNALLNHDSDLETLPRAGIVHRIDKDTSGLLMIAKTLQSHNSLIQQLQDRAIFREYLAVTRGRMTAGGTIDEPIGRHPTDRKRYVVKESGKPAVTHYRVLQRFTHHTLVQVRLETGRTHQIRVHMAHIRHPLLGDPVYGGRFQMPPDCNEHLKSVLREFKRQALHAAKLGLHHPVTGEYLQWEQPLPDDMLNLLAALEDNEQR from the coding sequence ATGGTAAGGTTAACGGCCGAGGTGCCTTTAGACATGGCGGGCATGCGTCTGGATCAGGCGCTTGCCGAACTGTTTGCCGACTATTCGCGCACCCGCCTGCAAGGCTGGGTTAAATCGGGCCGGGTAAAAGTCAACGGCCTGACGTTGAAGGCAAAGGATAAACTCGAGGGCGGCGAAGAGATTACGCTCGATGCCGAGCCCGAGGTGGAGGTCGTCTCGGAAGCGGAAGACATTCCGCTGGATATCGTTTACGAGGATGAAAGCCTGCTGGTGGTCAACAAACCGGCCGGCCTGGTCGTCCATCCGGCGGCCGGCAACTGGCACGGCACGTTGCTCAATGCCCTGCTGAACCACGATTCCGATCTCGAGACTCTGCCCCGTGCCGGCATCGTGCACCGGATCGACAAGGACACCAGCGGCCTGCTGATGATCGCAAAAACGTTGCAGTCCCATAACAGCCTGATCCAACAATTGCAGGACCGCGCCATTTTCCGGGAATATCTGGCCGTTACCCGGGGCCGCATGACGGCCGGCGGTACCATCGACGAGCCGATCGGCCGGCATCCGACCGACCGCAAACGGTACGTGGTCAAGGAATCCGGCAAGCCGGCAGTGACTCATTACCGGGTCCTGCAACGATTTACCCATCATACGCTGGTGCAGGTCAGGCTGGAAACAGGACGCACTCATCAGATCCGGGTGCATATGGCCCATATCCGCCATCCTTTACTGGGCGATCCGGTGTACGGCGGCCGTTTTCAAATGCCGCCGGACTGCAATGAGCATTTGAAAAGCGTGCTGCGGGAATTTAAACGCCAGGCCCTGCACGCCGCCAAACTGGGCCTGCATCATCCGGTAACGGGCGAGTATCTGCAATGGGAACAGCCTTTGCCGGACGACATGCTCAACTTGCTTGCCGCCCTGGAAGACAATGAACAAAGGTAA
- a CDS encoding outer membrane protein assembly factor BamD produces the protein MRFIFIKFLLVCWLGLSLSGCESLKKFSLNDDSETEDKYPGWNADKFGSEAKKALEAGNYAKAIELYEALESRYPFGESSAQTQLDIAYAYFKNGDSEAAIAAADRFIKTNPRNPSVDYAYYLKGLVNYNKGIGFVDRFLPTDTSQRDPGTARDAYNNFEELIRRFPESKYVADARQRMIALRNNLAMHEVHVARYYIKRKAYVAAANRAAEVVEKYQRTPAVPFALEVLREAYAKLEMTELAQDVARVYELNYPNGPPVPEHKNATVSHQIWDFIGLEK, from the coding sequence ATGCGATTTATTTTTATAAAATTTTTATTGGTCTGCTGGTTGGGCTTGTCTCTTTCAGGCTGCGAATCGCTGAAAAAATTTTCGTTGAACGATGATTCCGAAACCGAAGACAAATATCCCGGCTGGAATGCCGACAAATTCGGCTCGGAAGCCAAAAAGGCCCTGGAAGCCGGCAATTATGCCAAAGCCATCGAACTTTACGAAGCGCTCGAGTCCCGTTATCCTTTCGGCGAGTCCTCGGCGCAAACCCAGCTTGACATTGCCTATGCGTATTTTAAAAACGGGGATTCGGAAGCTGCGATCGCCGCGGCCGATCGATTTATTAAAACCAATCCGAGAAATCCCAGCGTCGATTACGCCTATTATCTGAAAGGCTTGGTCAATTACAACAAGGGCATCGGTTTTGTCGACCGTTTTCTGCCGACCGATACCTCGCAGCGCGATCCCGGTACGGCTCGCGATGCCTACAATAACTTCGAGGAGCTCATCCGCCGGTTTCCGGAAAGCAAATACGTTGCGGATGCCCGGCAACGGATGATTGCATTAAGGAATAATCTGGCCATGCATGAAGTGCACGTCGCGCGCTATTACATAAAGCGGAAAGCCTATGTGGCGGCAGCGAACCGGGCCGCCGAGGTCGTTGAAAAATACCAGCGCACGCCGGCCGTGCCGTTCGCCCTGGAAGTGCTTCGCGAGGCGTACGCCAAACTGGAAATGACCGAACTGGCTCAGGACGTCGCCCGAGTCTACGAACTCAACTATCCGAACGGACCGCCGGTTCCCGAACATAAAAACGCCACCGTCTCCCATCAAATCTGGGATTTCATCGGGCTGGAAAAATAA